In Phoenix dactylifera cultivar Barhee BC4 unplaced genomic scaffold, palm_55x_up_171113_PBpolish2nd_filt_p 000152F, whole genome shotgun sequence, the following are encoded in one genomic region:
- the LOC103722473 gene encoding indole-3-glycerol phosphate synthase, chloroplastic-like: MEGIFAGASAKVGIPVPSFSVMRCRGDFPSMDRLPTILVGGARKPTRLRCMKADKEIKDGDVMITFKHDDLVNSVEVREWESGKSLNEIAAKQGIRIRRRYRTGHPSESSQDDEEPPRNILEKIIWDKEVEVSQLKWRIPSDALKEAIDSAPPVRDFVGALKASYQRTGLPALIAEVKKASPSRGVLREDFDPVQIAKAYEENGAACLSILTDEKYFQGGFENLEAVRRAGVMCPLLCKEFVIDSWQIYYARSKGADAILLIAAVLPDLDIKCMIKLCKELGLAALVEVHDERELDRVLSIDGIQLIGINNRNLETFEVDISNTKRLLEGERGEIIRQRGITMVGESGLFTPEDISYVQDSGVRAVLVGESLIKQSDPGKAIAGLFGRDVSI; the protein is encoded by the exons ATGGAGGGGATCTTTGCCGGAGCTTCGGCTAAGGTCGGGATTCCGGTTCCGAGCTTCTCAGTGATGAGATGCCGGGGGGATTTCCCCTCGATGGATAGGCTTCCGACGATTCTTGTGGGCGGGGCGCGGAAACCGACTCGTCTTCGTTGCATGAAAGCTGACAAG GAGATTAAGGATGGAGATGTTATGATAACTTTTAAACATGATGATCTTGTAAACTCTGTTGAAGTAAGAGAATGGGAGAGTGGAAAGTCATTAAATGAGATAGCAGCAAAGCAGGGCATTAGAATTAGAAGAAGATATCGAACTGGACACCCCTCTGAGAGCTCGCAGGACGATGAAGAACCTCCCCGTAATATTCTGGAAAAAATAATATGGGACAAGGAAGTGGAAGTTTCTCAG TTGAAATGGAGAATACCTTCTGATGCGTTGAAGGAAGCTATTGACAGTGCTCCTCCAGTGAGAGATTTTGTTGGGGCTCTGAAAGCATCGTATCAGCGAACTGGTCTTCCTGCTCTGATAGCCGAGGTGAAAAAGGCTTCACCTAGCCGAGGTGTACTACGTGAAGATTTTGATCCT GTTCAAATAGCTAAAGCTTATGAGGAAAATGGAGCAGCATGCTTAAGCATATTGACTGACGAAAAGTATTTTCAG GGAGGCTTTGAAAATCTAGAGGCTGTACGCAGAGCTGGAGTCATG TGTCCTCTTCTCTGTAAAGAGTTTGTTATTGATTCCTGGCAAATTTACTATGCTCGTTCAAAAGGTGCGGATGCAATTCTTTTAATTGCTGCGGTGTTGCCTGATCTTGACATCAAATGCATGATTAAACTTTGCAAGGAGCTTGGCTTAGCAGCACTGGTTGAG GTGCACGATGAAAGGGAACTGGATCGGGTTTTGAGTATAGATGGGATTCAGCTCATTGGTATCAATAATCGTAACCTTG AGACATTTGAAGTTGATATTTCAAACACAAAAAGGCTTTTGGAAGGGGAGCGCGGGGAGATCATCCGCCAAAGAGGCATAACT ATGGTGGGAGAATCTGGGTTGTTTACTCCTGAAGATATTTCATATGTACAAGATTCTGGAGTTAGAGCG gttTTGGTTGGGGAGTCTCTCATCAAACAGAGTGATCCTGGGAAGGCAATAGCAGGAC